Part of the Priestia aryabhattai genome, GCGTTGTCTATTTAAAGTTTCAACTCCTCCGCTAGGTACAAAAAATGTAAATAAAACATTCATATTTTTATCAGAAGAGGTCATACGTTTCGGAACGTTCCATTTTGAGCCATTAATAATACAATCATTTTTATTCATGGTAGCATCAAAAGCAATAGTTCCCTTGCCTTCATTTAATTTCCAATAACCAAAAAGACTTTTTTCATTTCCAGTTAGTTCTCGGCTTATATTTTGTTGGATTTCAACTTGTGTCCTTGCTGTATTCCAAATTCTTATTTCATTCAAACCTCCCACATAAAAACCGTAAGGTTTTACTCCTCCAAAAGTTCCTGAAGGAACAACAATTTTTTTTAGGCTAGTCACTCCCTTTTTAACAAATTCTCCATTTATATATAGGTGAGGTGTTTTATTGAGGTATACGACTGCAATATGTGTCCAGTCATTTATTAAGGTGGAGAATACTAAAGTTGCAGGTAAATAACTAGTTGTATGTTCATATACGGAGACACCATTTGTTCCCACGGATACTCCAACACCTGCTCGAGAAGAATCACCATCTCCATATGCACCAAAAACTGGTGTAATGGCAAAACGTTGGTTAAATGTTTCTGAGATCCCATTTCTAGACTCTTCATCAATTCCATGAGTAACTTCGGGTTTTGCCCAAAATTCTAGGGTGAATGTATTTTGGATGTTTTTGAATAATTGTTCTTGTGTTGTAATAGTATCATTACCACAGAATGTAAGAAAAATATTGTGTAACATAATTAGAATTCCTCCTAAGACTTTTTGTTATCTTATGCTCTATTATTTTTTTTGATTAAATGTTAAATCTTAATACATAAGAAAAGGAAACTCCCATTTACACAAAATTATTGACGGTCCCTTATTTTTTTTATGCGTTATTATAAAAATGTTAAAAATTGTAATATAGTTAATAAAAAAGAATACAAAAAATAGTAATTAATATCATTCCAAGAGCCTCTTAAAAGCAATTTAGAATGATTACTGATAATCAAACAAAAGGTCTATCTCAAGCTTGGAAAGGAAGATTAGGAATGTCAAAAGTTTCTATAATTGTTCCATTTTATAATTGTCCCTATATTAATCAAGCGCTAGATAGTTTGATAAAACAGACGTATAAAGATATTGAAATTATTGTAGTAAATGATGGTTCTAAGCATTATTCAGAAAAAGTTATTCCATACTTAGATAAAATTAAGTATATTGAAAAGGAAAACGGTGGGACGGCAAGTGCTTTGAATATGGGCATTCAAAATGCAACTGGAGATTATTTTTGTTGGCTCAGTTCTGATGATATCTATTCCCTTGAAAGAATAGAAATTCAGTTATCATTTATGAAAGAGAAGAATGCATTGTTTAGTCATACCAATTATTATTCCATCAATACAAAAGGACGTATTACTTCTTCACCTTTAGGTATACACCCTCCGAATCGCCTTGAAATTATCAAAAGAATCAGCAGAGGGAATTTTATTAATGGCTGTTCTGTTATGATAAATAAAATAATATTTAATCATATAGATATTTTTGATGAAACACTCTCATATACACATGATTATGATTTATGGATAAGAATAATTCAAAAATTTGATGTTTACTATGTCCTTCAACCGTTATTATTCTACAGAGTTCATAGGCAAATGGGAACAAAAAAATATGCATCTATTATAAGGAAAGAAACTAATCTAGTTGTTAATCGACATAAGGATATGATGGAACGATTACTGTTAGAAGAGTTAAGAAAGCAAAAAAGCAAATGAGTTGATATTACGCTTTTCACGTATAGGTTTACACTATACGCGAAAAAGAGATTAATAGGACAGTCCTTTTGTTATTATTGTTATATCAGAGAAGTTTACATTAAAAGTGAAAAAAGTATGCACCTTTGTGGTCGGAAAAATAACTTTTTAGAATTAATGCGTTTTTTGATGTAGTTTTCTTAAAGAAGTGATATGGAAGCAATAATCATAATTAAGGAGAGAAAAATTCGAGAGGTTAAATTCCACTTAAGATGAAGATAAATATCTTATAAATGGATTTTTAATTTATAGAAATAAAAGAAAGTACTAGGATAAATCCCATATTTTCAGTTTATCATAGCTTATGTTTAAGAAGGAACGTTATTAAGTGACACTCTTTCGATTGCTTCGTATCGTAAAGATAATAGCAACTATCCAACTGAATAATATAACTACGTAAATAATTGCAATCCATAAATTACTAATATGCCAAGGGAGAAGCAATGTCCAAGTATTCGTTAATATAATAAATCCTCCAACCAGGACTCCTAATAAGTAAGGAGGTAAATTTCGTACTAACCATGCTGCAATGGGTGCTGCAACAATTCCTCCTAACATAAGGGCTATTACCCAAAACCAATTAACTTCTTCCCAGCCTAATGAAATCAAGAATCCTAAAGTAGCAGATACCGCCACGGCAAACTCACTTGTATCTACTGTACCAACGACTTTTCTAGCTGAAGCCCCTTTTTTAGATAATAATATTGGAGTCGTGAGTGGCCCCCATCCTCCTCCACCAGTTGCATCTGCAAATCCTGCAATTAACCCCAATGGAATCGATTGATTTCTAGATAAATCAATCGATTTTTTCTCTCTACCTAGATTAAATCTAAATAGAAAGCGAAAAAGGACATAAAACCCGAGAATTAATAAAAATAAAGAAATATACGGCTTAGCAACATCACCTGGTAACGTGCTGATAAAGCAAGCTCCTACAAATGCTCCAATAGAACCTGGAATAATTAATTTAATTAGAGCTTGGCGATCAACATTGCCAAACTTCATATGGGAAACACCTGATGCAGCAGTCGTTACTACTTCCGCTAGATGTATGGAAGCCGAAGCTATAGCAGGAGCCATTCCAAACGTCAACAAAAGTGATGACGAAGTGACACCATAGGCCATTCCTAAAGAACCATCGATTAGTTGAGCTAAAAAGCCGATAAATGTAAAAATAATTAGTTTTCTCATTACTATCCTCCTGTAAAAATATCTTTTTTCTACTTTTATAAGGTAATACCTTTAACATAATAAAAAGGAGCATGCTAAGATCATAACTATTAAATGCAAATAACAAAAAAGCCATACAGCAAAGTCTATACCAATTGCTCACACAACCATTATGCGTTGGAGTCATCAATACGGACCTGAATTAGAAGTAGTAGTACAACAACATCTTAAGTAGCAGATGACTCATGAGGAGCTATATTAAAATAGAGGAGCAATCGATGTATTTTGCCATGCTGTTCATTTTGAAGGAAACACAATTGATTTTTATCTAAGCAAAGTAAAAATCCCAAGGCTGTGAAGCATTCTTCAAGAAAGCGTTGCGGTCTTTTC contains:
- a CDS encoding glycosyltransferase family 2 protein; its protein translation is MITDNQTKGLSQAWKGRLGMSKVSIIVPFYNCPYINQALDSLIKQTYKDIEIIVVNDGSKHYSEKVIPYLDKIKYIEKENGGTASALNMGIQNATGDYFCWLSSDDIYSLERIEIQLSFMKEKNALFSHTNYYSINTKGRITSSPLGIHPPNRLEIIKRISRGNFINGCSVMINKIIFNHIDIFDETLSYTHDYDLWIRIIQKFDVYYVLQPLLFYRVHRQMGTKKYASIIRKETNLVVNRHKDMMERLLLEELRKQKSK
- a CDS encoding sulfite exporter TauE/SafE family protein, whose translation is MRKLIIFTFIGFLAQLIDGSLGMAYGVTSSSLLLTFGMAPAIASASIHLAEVVTTAASGVSHMKFGNVDRQALIKLIIPGSIGAFVGACFISTLPGDVAKPYISLFLLILGFYVLFRFLFRFNLGREKKSIDLSRNQSIPLGLIAGFADATGGGGWGPLTTPILLSKKGASARKVVGTVDTSEFAVAVSATLGFLISLGWEEVNWFWVIALMLGGIVAAPIAAWLVRNLPPYLLGVLVGGFIILTNTWTLLLPWHISNLWIAIIYVVILFSWIVAIIFTIRSNRKSVT